The Calditerrivibrio nitroreducens DSM 19672 genome window below encodes:
- the ccsB gene encoding c-type cytochrome biogenesis protein CcsB — MSDPLLFGVASILYLLAMVFYLFFIILKKELLGKIASISVYIGFVVHTMAFFIRWYIFSKAFSLPIANSIPITNLYESLIFFAWCLILGNIFIERKFNTKIFGVIITALAGMSIAFVDAIGANKTVQPILPALKSNWLLAHASLSFVAYAAFSLSFSAAILNLAYNIRNKKSILYIYWTAALGIFVYTTLLLIVDFIINLVNRIKDGYKPFSLLKTVPDEWKILLLILFICFIVLFYIFGSKLGSMVDRFGIKSELLETVEYKMITIGFMIFTIGGLVFGAIWADISWGRYWAWDPKETWAFITWLVYAFYIHMRFIKGRDGVSASAIAVIGFIITIFTYIGVNLLLSGLHSYGGM, encoded by the coding sequence ATGAGTGATCCATTATTGTTTGGAGTTGCATCGATATTGTATCTGTTGGCAATGGTGTTTTATCTTTTTTTTATAATTCTTAAGAAAGAGTTACTGGGTAAGATTGCTTCTATTTCTGTTTATATTGGGTTTGTAGTTCACACTATGGCTTTTTTTATTAGATGGTACATCTTTTCTAAAGCTTTTTCCCTTCCCATTGCCAATTCTATACCGATTACGAATCTATATGAATCATTAATTTTTTTTGCATGGTGTTTGATTTTAGGTAATATATTTATAGAGCGTAAGTTTAATACAAAAATATTTGGTGTAATTATTACGGCACTTGCTGGTATGTCGATAGCCTTTGTGGATGCTATTGGTGCCAATAAAACGGTTCAGCCAATACTACCAGCTCTCAAGAGTAACTGGCTTTTAGCCCATGCTTCACTTAGTTTTGTGGCTTATGCTGCCTTCTCACTTTCATTTTCAGCTGCAATATTAAATCTTGCATACAATATCAGAAATAAAAAGAGTATCCTTTATATCTACTGGACGGCTGCACTGGGTATATTTGTATACACTACACTTCTGCTTATAGTAGATTTTATAATTAATTTAGTAAATAGGATCAAAGATGGTTATAAGCCGTTTTCATTATTGAAAACAGTTCCAGATGAATGGAAAATTTTACTTTTGATACTTTTTATCTGTTTTATAGTATTATTCTATATTTTTGGTAGTAAGCTGGGTTCTATGGTGGATAGGTTTGGTATTAAATCTGAATTGCTTGAAACCGTTGAATACAAGATGATAACGATAGGCTTTATGATATTTACCATAGGTGGCTTGGTTTTTGGTGCAATCTGGGCAGATATCTCCTGGGGTAGATACTGGGCATGGGATCCAAAAGAAACCTGGGCATTCATCACATGGCTGGTTTACGCTTTTTATATTCATATGAGATTTATAAAAGGCCGTGATGGTGTTTCTGCATCTGCAATTGCTGTAATCGGATTTATCATAACTATCTTCACATATATAGGTGTAAACCTCCTATTATCAGGCTTACATTCGTATGGTGGGATGTAG
- a CDS encoding MFS transporter encodes MRLKDIFFVVYTAVLTFSVLYSPQPLLPVLMKEFGVDKSSAALITTVTMLPLSLSPIIYGFILEKLTARRVMFFAISILVVLEISIYFINEFYLLIFVRLLQGFLIPGVLTSLMTFVSMASEKSLIQRVMSYYIAATILGGFLGRFISGLISKLFGWRYGFLILGFSLAISFVLLFFISDYKIQVKDRITLKNAMNVIKTHPFLNIYITIFCTFFVFAAMLNFIPFRLKEISDNVSEFIIGLSYSGYVMGIIVSLFSMLLIKFFKSEKKVILYGLMIYLISIPIFSVKSISFIFFAMFVFCTGMFTVHSIASGFLNKLAISNKGIVNGLYVSFYYTGGVLGTFLPGYLYKSSGWNAFLILLSALILIGVGSAVQIRQPHS; translated from the coding sequence ATGCGTTTAAAAGATATTTTCTTTGTTGTATATACGGCGGTGCTTACTTTTTCAGTGCTATATTCCCCCCAACCTTTACTGCCGGTATTGATGAAAGAATTTGGAGTTGATAAATCCAGTGCAGCGTTGATTACTACCGTAACAATGCTCCCTTTGAGCCTTTCCCCTATAATTTACGGCTTTATACTGGAAAAACTTACCGCCAGGAGGGTTATGTTTTTTGCAATCAGTATACTTGTTGTGCTGGAAATTTCGATCTATTTCATAAATGAATTTTACCTTCTTATATTTGTTAGACTTCTCCAGGGCTTTTTAATCCCAGGGGTGTTAACATCTCTCATGACCTTCGTTTCTATGGCTTCTGAAAAATCATTGATACAGAGAGTTATGTCATATTATATCGCAGCAACGATATTGGGAGGGTTCCTTGGTAGATTTATTTCAGGGCTTATTTCAAAATTGTTTGGGTGGAGGTATGGCTTCCTTATACTTGGATTTAGCCTTGCCATCAGTTTTGTTTTACTTTTTTTCATCTCTGATTACAAAATTCAGGTGAAGGATCGGATAACATTAAAGAATGCCATGAATGTTATCAAAACACACCCTTTTTTGAATATTTATATCACGATATTTTGTACCTTTTTTGTTTTTGCGGCGATGTTAAACTTTATCCCTTTCAGATTAAAAGAGATTTCTGATAATGTAAGTGAATTTATCATCGGTTTGAGTTATTCCGGCTATGTGATGGGTATTATTGTTTCACTTTTTTCAATGCTACTAATAAAGTTTTTTAAATCAGAAAAAAAAGTCATATTATATGGACTGATGATATATCTAATTAGTATACCAATATTTAGCGTAAAGAGTATATCTTTTATCTTCTTTGCTATGTTTGTATTCTGTACAGGTATGTTTACAGTTCATTCCATTGCTTCGGGGTTTTTAAATAAGCTTGCCATTAGCAACAAAGGTATCGTAAATGGTTTATATGTTTCATTTTACTACACCGGAGGTGTTTTGGGTACATTCCTCCCCGGGTATCTTTATAAGTCTTCAGGGTGGAACGCATTTTTAATCCTGCTGTCAGCTCTTATTTTAATTGGTGTAGGTTCTGCAGTTCAAATCAGGCAACCACACTCATAA
- the thiH gene encoding 2-iminoacetate synthase ThiH has translation MSFFDIIANYKWEEVKSYIYSRAADDVIKALNKTKLSDEDFAALLSPAAESFLENMARLSKAITLRRFGKTIQLYAPLYLSNECTNSCVYCGFNRKNVIPRKTLTFEEVDKEAKAISSEGIKHILLVSGESPKHVNMEYLKKAAEICKNYFSSISIEIQPLPTEEYNTLYHFGVDGLTIYQETYNMESYKKYHLGGKKTDYRWRLDTPERGAEAGFRSVGLGALMGLEDFRVEEFFVGLHARYLMKKYWKTHIKVSFPRIRYAEGGFKPEYPVSDRNLLQSMFALRIFLNDVGLVISTREPAEFRDNILGLGVTQMSAGSKTNPGGYTEKTDSGQQFSMEDTRSVKEFVESLQKKGFDPVFKDFDQTFMSVVA, from the coding sequence ATGAGCTTTTTTGATATTATAGCTAATTATAAATGGGAAGAAGTAAAATCGTACATATATAGCAGAGCCGCAGATGACGTGATTAAAGCCTTAAACAAAACAAAACTTTCTGATGAGGATTTCGCAGCTTTACTATCACCTGCGGCAGAATCTTTTCTCGAAAATATGGCAAGGCTATCAAAAGCCATTACGTTGAGGAGGTTTGGCAAAACCATTCAACTTTACGCTCCACTATATCTGTCAAACGAATGTACCAATTCATGTGTCTACTGCGGATTCAACAGAAAAAACGTTATCCCGAGAAAAACCCTTACTTTTGAAGAGGTTGATAAAGAGGCAAAAGCCATATCCTCCGAAGGGATAAAGCATATCCTTTTAGTTTCCGGAGAATCTCCAAAACATGTCAATATGGAATACCTTAAGAAGGCAGCGGAGATATGTAAAAATTATTTCTCTTCAATAAGTATAGAGATTCAGCCTCTACCTACAGAAGAATACAACACCCTCTATCACTTCGGTGTGGATGGTCTTACAATCTATCAGGAAACATACAACATGGAATCATACAAAAAATACCATTTAGGTGGGAAAAAGACCGATTACAGATGGAGACTTGATACCCCTGAAAGAGGTGCTGAAGCTGGATTTAGATCAGTAGGTTTGGGAGCATTAATGGGGCTTGAAGATTTTAGAGTGGAAGAGTTTTTTGTTGGGCTACATGCCAGATATCTTATGAAAAAATACTGGAAGACACATATAAAAGTATCCTTCCCAAGAATAAGATATGCGGAAGGTGGCTTTAAACCTGAATACCCGGTATCAGATAGAAATCTTCTACAATCTATGTTTGCCTTAAGGATATTTTTAAATGATGTTGGGCTCGTTATATCCACAAGAGAACCTGCAGAATTCAGGGATAATATTTTAGGTCTTGGTGTCACACAGATGAGTGCTGGATCCAAAACAAATCCCGGTGGTTATACAGAGAAAACAGATTCCGGTCAGCAGTTTTCAATGGAAGATACCAGAAGTGTAAAAGAGTTTGTGGAATCCCTTCAGAAAAAAGGTTTTGATCCTGTATTTAAAGATTTCGATCAAACCTTTATGAGTGTGGTTGCCTGA
- a CDS encoding thiazole synthase produces the protein MFSNELIIAGRRFRSRLMLGTGKFPSSKIMQQALEESGAEIITVALRRVDINDKQDDILSHIDTNKYLLLPNTSGARDAEEAVRLARLARAAGCEPWVKLEVTPDPYYLLPDPIETFKAAEILVKDGFKVLPYINADPVLAKRLEEIGCVTVMPLGAPIGSNRGIKTTENLRIIIEQSNVPVVVDAGIGAPSHAALALEMGADAVLVNTAIATADNPVEMAKAFKYAVEAACHAINAGMPTEKLRAEASSPLTGFLRD, from the coding sequence ATGTTTTCAAATGAACTAATTATAGCAGGGCGAAGATTTAGAAGCAGGTTGATGCTTGGTACCGGCAAATTCCCATCAAGCAAAATAATGCAGCAGGCACTCGAAGAATCTGGAGCAGAGATAATAACCGTAGCATTGAGAAGGGTAGATATAAACGACAAACAGGACGATATACTCTCCCATATAGATACCAATAAATACCTACTTCTTCCCAACACGTCAGGGGCAAGGGATGCAGAGGAGGCAGTACGCCTTGCAAGATTGGCAAGAGCTGCCGGTTGCGAACCATGGGTAAAACTGGAGGTTACGCCTGATCCATATTATCTTCTGCCAGATCCTATAGAAACGTTTAAGGCTGCTGAAATCTTAGTCAAAGATGGTTTCAAGGTTTTACCTTACATAAATGCTGATCCGGTATTGGCCAAAAGACTTGAAGAGATTGGTTGTGTCACTGTGATGCCCCTTGGAGCCCCAATAGGCAGCAACCGTGGCATAAAAACTACAGAAAATTTAAGGATAATCATTGAGCAGTCAAACGTACCTGTTGTAGTGGATGCTGGCATCGGTGCTCCCAGCCATGCCGCATTAGCCTTAGAGATGGGGGCTGATGCAGTACTTGTCAACACAGCTATTGCCACAGCGGACAACCCTGTGGAAATGGCAAAAGCATTCAAATATGCAGTTGAAGCCGCCTGCCATGCTATAAATGCTGGTATGCCCACTGAAAAATTAAGAGCGGAAGCATCAAGTCCATTAACTGGATTTTTGAGGGATTAA
- a CDS encoding 2-isopropylmalate synthase, translating into MEVNKMSRKIMIFDTTLRDGEQAPGFSMNVEEKIKMALQLERLGVDVIEAGFPISSPGDFEAVTKVAQTVKKPIVTGLCRANEKDIQVGWDALKHAVRPRIHTFIATSDIHMKHKLKKTPEEVLEIAVNAVKFARNLCDDVEFSAEDATRSDLDFLCKVVEEVIKAGAKTVNLPDTVGYTVPMEYEKIISTIMNKVPNVDKAVISVHCHNDLGLAVANSLAAIKAGAGQVECTINGIGERAGNCSLEEVVMALYVRKQLFDVETGINTKEIYRSSRLLTSITGVDVQPNKAIVGKNAFAHEAGIHQDGVLKERTTYEIMTPESVGYPSNKLVLGKHSGRHAFVARLKEIGFELNNSEIEIAFAKFKELADKKKEVYDEDIAAIVENQISSHREYFSLEYLNVTSGNTSIPTATLQVSNDKGDILTDASIGDGPVDASFRAIERVTGVEGRLKTYKIQAVSAGKDAQGEVSLTVEFEKSGYDISGKGYSTDIVQASALAWINALNRYLTRKNIGKSLEDKGI; encoded by the coding sequence ATGGAGGTAAATAAAATGAGTAGAAAAATTATGATCTTCGACACAACGTTAAGAGATGGAGAGCAGGCACCAGGATTCAGTATGAACGTGGAAGAAAAGATTAAAATGGCACTACAGCTGGAAAGGCTCGGGGTAGACGTGATAGAAGCTGGTTTTCCGATTTCATCCCCCGGTGATTTTGAAGCGGTCACAAAGGTAGCCCAAACGGTAAAGAAACCTATAGTCACTGGCCTTTGCAGAGCAAATGAAAAAGATATACAGGTGGGGTGGGATGCCCTTAAACATGCAGTTAGACCAAGAATCCACACATTTATTGCGACATCTGATATCCATATGAAACATAAATTGAAAAAAACTCCAGAAGAGGTGCTTGAAATTGCTGTTAATGCTGTTAAATTTGCAAGAAATCTATGCGACGATGTGGAGTTTAGTGCGGAAGATGCCACAAGAAGTGATCTTGACTTTTTATGTAAGGTTGTGGAGGAAGTTATAAAAGCCGGAGCAAAAACTGTAAACCTTCCGGATACCGTTGGTTACACAGTACCAATGGAATATGAAAAGATAATATCCACAATAATGAATAAAGTGCCAAACGTGGATAAAGCAGTCATTAGCGTCCACTGCCATAATGACCTTGGTCTTGCGGTGGCAAATTCTCTTGCAGCAATTAAAGCTGGTGCTGGACAGGTGGAATGCACAATAAATGGTATAGGTGAAAGGGCGGGGAACTGCTCCCTTGAAGAGGTGGTAATGGCACTATACGTCAGAAAACAACTTTTTGACGTTGAAACAGGTATAAATACAAAAGAGATATACAGATCAAGCAGACTTCTTACATCCATTACAGGCGTTGATGTACAGCCAAATAAAGCGATCGTAGGTAAAAATGCGTTTGCCCATGAGGCAGGTATCCATCAGGACGGTGTATTAAAAGAAAGGACAACATATGAAATCATGACCCCTGAAAGTGTGGGATACCCATCTAATAAACTGGTACTTGGTAAACATTCAGGCAGACACGCCTTCGTGGCAAGATTGAAAGAGATAGGCTTTGAACTTAACAATAGTGAAATAGAGATTGCTTTTGCAAAATTCAAAGAACTTGCCGACAAAAAGAAAGAGGTATATGATGAAGATATTGCTGCCATAGTTGAAAATCAGATATCATCCCATAGGGAGTATTTTTCCCTTGAATACCTTAATGTTACAAGTGGTAATACATCCATACCCACAGCAACGCTACAGGTTTCCAATGACAAAGGAGACATTTTGACCGATGCATCTATAGGTGATGGACCTGTGGATGCTTCATTTAGAGCCATTGAAAGGGTAACAGGTGTAGAAGGTAGACTAAAAACGTATAAGATTCAGGCTGTCAGCGCGGGTAAAGATGCACAGGGGGAAGTTTCCCTTACTGTAGAATTTGAAAAGTCTGGTTATGATATCTCTGGAAAAGGTTACTCTACGGATATTGTACAGGCAAGCGCATTGGCCTGGATTAATGCGTTAAACAGATATCTGACAAGAAAAAATATCGGCAAGAGTCTGGAAGATAAGGGAATTTAA
- the pssA gene encoding CDP-diacylglycerol--serine O-phosphatidyltransferase yields the protein MIRRNLIFPNLITIMSMFAGFYSIVASLNDLYVNAAYAILVSFVFDGLDGKIARLLNATSDFGVQLDSLSDLVAFGVAPAVLVYKWLLIPYGRIGWMAAFLFVACGALRLARFNVQAGKIDSSFFVGLPIPAAAGVIASSVLFVKEFFGDPYFFSIPISYVLLIYILAFLMVSNFPYYSFKKLEWVSVKPFNILVIFVLFIFLMGLYPQLMLFVFFVLFAISGIVLKLLRLHSKKPVYSESGTKKV from the coding sequence ATGATCCGAAGAAATCTTATATTCCCAAACCTGATTACGATAATGTCTATGTTTGCAGGATTTTATTCAATAGTTGCGTCTTTAAATGATCTCTATGTTAATGCCGCATATGCTATACTTGTTTCCTTTGTTTTTGATGGATTGGATGGAAAAATTGCAAGGTTATTGAATGCCACCAGCGATTTCGGAGTACAGCTGGACTCTTTAAGCGATTTGGTGGCTTTTGGTGTTGCTCCAGCTGTTTTGGTATATAAATGGTTGCTCATCCCTTATGGAAGAATAGGATGGATGGCAGCCTTCTTATTTGTTGCATGTGGTGCATTGAGATTAGCGCGGTTTAATGTACAGGCTGGGAAGATAGATAGTAGTTTTTTTGTAGGCTTACCTATACCTGCTGCCGCAGGTGTGATAGCCTCAAGCGTTCTGTTTGTGAAGGAATTTTTTGGTGATCCATACTTTTTTTCAATACCAATATCTTATGTTCTTTTGATTTATATCCTTGCCTTCCTTATGGTGAGTAACTTCCCTTATTACAGTTTTAAAAAACTTGAATGGGTATCTGTTAAGCCATTTAACATACTTGTCATTTTTGTTCTTTTCATATTTTTAATGGGTCTCTATCCACAGTTGATGCTATTTGTATTCTTTGTTTTGTTTGCCATTTCAGGTATCGTTTTAAAGCTCCTCCGACTCCACAGCAAAAAACCTGTATATTCTGAGTCTGGGACCAAAAAGGTATGA
- a CDS encoding phosphatidylserine decarboxylase, which produces MIAKEGFSYVTIAGGLFLIVFFLPKWFFTILFFSLTVLFIIFFRDPERDIPIEDGIAVSGADGKIVEISEEEIDGEKFKKISVFMNIFNVHVNRVPVDGEVVSVVHKPGKFLSADKKESSFVNEQNIITIQSKYGKVIVKQVAGFVARRTVSYLQPGDKVKLGDRLGIIKFSSRVDHYLPISAKINVDLDDVVYAGETIIARFQVGEEF; this is translated from the coding sequence TTGATAGCAAAAGAAGGCTTTTCATACGTTACCATTGCTGGTGGTCTTTTTCTTATAGTATTTTTTCTCCCTAAATGGTTTTTTACCATTTTATTTTTTTCTCTAACAGTTTTATTTATTATCTTTTTTAGAGACCCCGAAAGGGATATACCGATAGAAGACGGTATTGCTGTTTCGGGTGCGGATGGTAAAATAGTAGAAATATCAGAAGAAGAGATAGATGGTGAAAAATTTAAAAAAATATCGGTTTTTATGAATATATTCAATGTCCATGTAAACAGAGTACCTGTGGATGGTGAAGTGGTAAGTGTGGTACATAAACCCGGCAAATTTTTATCCGCCGACAAAAAAGAAAGCTCTTTTGTAAACGAACAGAATATCATTACAATTCAGTCGAAATACGGTAAAGTAATTGTTAAACAGGTGGCTGGTTTTGTTGCAAGAAGAACGGTATCATATCTCCAACCTGGAGATAAGGTAAAGCTTGGAGATAGACTTGGTATTATAAAATTCTCTTCAAGAGTTGACCACTATCTACCGATTTCTGCAAAAATAAATGTTGATCTGGATGATGTAGTGTATGCAGGTGAGACAATTATAGCAAGATTTCAGGTGGGAGAGGAATTTTAA
- the sfsA gene encoding DNA/RNA nuclease SfsA → MLYFGRFIRRYKRFFVDIEYENSIITCHNPNTGSMRNLLIEGAPVCFSRSNNRKRKLQYTLEGIYLDNQWIQTNTIKTNKIVYNALKKGEIIEFTNTTKITREYPLGNSKIDFYLESNNKKILIEVKSVSLFDQEYAMFPDAKTERGLKHLIALKNSIDLGYIPYLLYIIQSNRRKFRCAEEIDKLYCEKYKEYVPQFIRPLFYQNIFDPYSNTNSLHKVDI, encoded by the coding sequence TTGCTCTATTTTGGTAGATTTATCAGACGATATAAAAGATTTTTTGTGGATATTGAATATGAAAATAGCATTATCACTTGCCACAATCCCAATACAGGATCGATGAGAAACCTTTTAATTGAAGGTGCACCTGTCTGTTTTTCCAGATCAAATAACAGGAAAAGAAAATTGCAATACACCCTTGAAGGGATATATCTCGATAATCAATGGATACAGACTAACACTATAAAAACAAACAAAATTGTTTACAATGCTTTGAAAAAAGGTGAAATCATTGAATTTACAAACACAACGAAAATTACCCGTGAATACCCCCTCGGAAACAGTAAAATCGATTTTTATCTTGAATCAAATAATAAAAAGATCCTTATTGAAGTAAAATCAGTATCTTTATTTGATCAGGAATACGCAATGTTTCCCGATGCCAAAACCGAAAGGGGCTTAAAACATCTAATCGCTTTGAAAAATTCCATCGATCTTGGCTACATCCCTTATCTTCTATATATCATTCAGAGCAATAGAAGAAAGTTCAGGTGTGCGGAGGAGATTGATAAATTATATTGCGAGAAATACAAAGAATACGTTCCACAATTTATAAGACCATTATTCTACCAGAATATTTTCGACCCTTACAGCAACACAAACTCTCTCCACAAAGTAGATATTTGA
- a CDS encoding lytic transglycosylase domain-containing protein — translation MKMETKISFWVKVSVSIAFTIVLLSLIKVGVDYLTFRYYLTRKEKIELEYLKKITYYNLLKNQVNFYRDVTNISDYIKRNNFYHDEINNYELALAIVQESYKKKLDPYLIVAIMDVESDFRPDGVSIKGAKGLMQIKDDTAKYIAVKENMNVSTNKINDLLINVKLGISYYSYLLKKFDGNHKYTLIAYNLGVNKVYSLMTSKIDLPKSYYYKVKNRYNYITKLYQKVPLNI, via the coding sequence ATGAAAATGGAAACTAAAATATCTTTTTGGGTTAAAGTTTCAGTATCGATAGCCTTCACAATTGTATTGTTATCTCTTATAAAAGTTGGTGTTGATTATCTTACATTTAGATATTATCTCACCAGGAAAGAAAAGATTGAATTGGAGTATTTGAAAAAGATTACTTATTATAACTTACTCAAAAATCAGGTTAATTTCTACAGAGATGTGACCAATATATCAGATTACATAAAAAGAAACAACTTTTATCATGATGAAATTAATAATTATGAACTTGCCCTTGCAATAGTTCAGGAGTCTTATAAAAAGAAGCTTGATCCCTATCTCATCGTTGCTATTATGGATGTGGAGAGTGATTTTAGACCTGATGGAGTGTCGATAAAAGGTGCAAAAGGTTTGATGCAGATAAAAGATGACACTGCAAAGTATATTGCAGTAAAGGAAAATATGAATGTTTCAACCAATAAAATAAATGATCTGTTAATAAATGTAAAGTTGGGCATAAGCTATTATTCATATCTTCTCAAAAAATTTGATGGGAACCATAAATATACGCTCATAGCTTATAATCTTGGTGTAAATAAAGTATATTCCCTGATGACATCAAAAATAGATTTACCAAAGAGTTACTATTACAAAGTTAAAAATCGTTATAATTATATCACAAAACTTTATCAAAAAGTTCCTCTTAATATATAG